In the Verrucomicrobiia bacterium genome, GCGGGGACAATGACCAATCGGGGCTTGGAATACTTTTTCCGCACCTCGGATGGCTTTGTAACCGCCAATAATCCGGCTTCAAGTTATAACCGGTTGAGCACCTCGGTTACCGAAAACGCGCCCCCCACGCTCAATCGTTCCTATCAACTGGTCTCACTTCCGATGCGTTTTACTGGGACAAATGGGACTCCCAATATTCAAATCGCCGACGACTTCAGTCTGTCCGATCCGAATTCCGCCCGGCTCTTCTGGTGGGATCCGATCCTGGCGGATACCACGTCCGACACCTCCAGTTTGAAAGGTTACCGGGAGTTTCCCTTTCCCGGTCTGACAAATTTTGCCTTTACCCCCGGCCGCTCCATGTTTCTGGCCACGGTCGGCTCAAAGGTGTATGACGCGGTTGGGCTTTCCAACCAGCCCAATATTACCATTCCCCGCCCCACACCATTCGGTGACAGCGTGCCGGTGGAATACTATCTGGCGTTGTTCACGGTCGATTCCGGCTGGAACATGATTGCCACCCCCTTCCCCTACACGGTTCATCTGGACTCTGTGGATGTTTTGGTACCTGACATTGACTTGGAGGTACGTGAAGTCACGGACCCGATACGGGATAATCGCATCGGTGGTCAGGCCGTGATAAACTTGCGGGAGAGAACTGCCGCCGGCTACATTGTTCCCAACCCTCCGCTTTTAAAGCCTTGGCGGGGTTATTTCCTTATGAACAACGGCCCCGAAGATGTACTCCTGCTTTTCCCAAAAATCGATGCCAACTTCCCCATCTCCGCCCCCGTGCCGGTTGCCCCCGTGGCCGCCGGACTGAACTGGAAAATCGACATTGCCGCCCGAAGCGGCGAGCTGGAAGTCCCGCCGACCACCTTGGGGACTTCGGAAGCCGCCCTGTCGGGATATGA is a window encoding:
- a CDS encoding T9SS type A sorting domain-containing protein: AGTMTNRGLEYFFRTSDGFVTANNPASSYNRLSTSVTENAPPTLNRSYQLVSLPMRFTGTNGTPNIQIADDFSLSDPNSARLFWWDPILADTTSDTSSLKGYREFPFPGLTNFAFTPGRSMFLATVGSKVYDAVGLSNQPNITIPRPTPFGDSVPVEYYLALFTVDSGWNMIATPFPYTVHLDSVDVLVPDIDLEVREVTDPIRDNRIGGQAVINLRERTAAGYIVPNPPLLKPWRGYFLMNNGPEDVLLLFPKIDANFPISAPVPVAPVAAGLNWKIDIAARSGELEVPPTTLGTSEAALSGYDRMDWELPPALPGDLRVVFQRDKDFGQAGDYLTDIRPTLTESESWGFTVQPGESRAIELSFGGLADVPEGFDVILTDIEGRAKQNLRTEAVYRFIASEDRHFELTVTPKTTGQTALMPTKYELHQNFPNPFNPQTLIKYDLPEAANVRLEVFNILGQKVTTLVDRYEAAGPKSALWDGTDAAGNKVSSGVYFYKLKAGDYLATKKMTFVK